In Dyadobacter subterraneus, a single genomic region encodes these proteins:
- a CDS encoding helix-turn-helix domain-containing protein translates to MMLHFKTISDLRKGAGFAPPEHPQLSLLTGLRTCPLQGQKFTMDCYMISLKRLIGGVMLYGRTPYDHHNGCLSFIKPRQVLQFNDLELVEDGFMICVHEDFFNAHPLQNQLRNYHFFEYEIDEALHLSPREEAVIWELYRKIETEYNTNQDEYSRDIMLTHLDSILKYSQRYYKRQFINRAEASGKTISRFNRILSAYISGGSLFSKGLPTVNQLADELNLSPRYLSDLLKQETGKTAIELIHITMIAEAKNRLRSEDRNVSEIAFALGFENLSYFSKLFKREVGVSPNVYRKQFLN, encoded by the coding sequence ATGATGCTACACTTTAAAACGATCAGCGATCTTCGTAAGGGAGCCGGGTTTGCTCCGCCGGAGCACCCGCAGCTCTCCTTGTTGACAGGTCTACGGACTTGTCCACTTCAAGGGCAGAAGTTTACAATGGATTGCTACATGATATCCTTGAAAAGATTAATAGGCGGCGTAATGCTTTATGGGCGTACCCCGTATGATCATCATAACGGTTGTCTGTCTTTTATAAAACCACGGCAGGTTTTGCAGTTTAACGACCTGGAACTTGTTGAAGATGGATTTATGATCTGCGTTCATGAGGATTTTTTCAATGCCCATCCATTGCAAAACCAGCTGCGAAATTATCACTTTTTTGAATATGAGATCGACGAAGCCCTGCACCTGTCGCCTCGAGAAGAGGCAGTTATCTGGGAGCTTTACCGTAAAATAGAAACAGAATATAATACCAACCAGGACGAGTACAGCAGGGATATCATGCTGACGCACCTTGATTCAATCTTAAAATATTCACAGCGTTACTATAAACGACAATTTATTAATCGGGCGGAAGCTTCTGGAAAGACGATCTCCAGGTTCAACAGGATATTGAGTGCCTACATTTCCGGCGGATCTTTATTTTCCAAAGGACTACCCACTGTTAATCAGCTTGCTGACGAACTTAATTTATCACCACGTTACCTAAGTGATCTCTTAAAACAGGAGACAGGCAAAACCGCCATCGAACTGATCCATATCACAATGATTGCCGAGGCGAAGAACAGACTGCGAAGCGAAGACCGGAATGTATCGGAAATAGCTTTTGCACTTGGCTTTGAAAACCTGTCCTATTTTTCTAAACTTTTTAAACGGGAAGTAGGCGTGAGTCCTAACGTGTATAGAAAGCAATTCTTAAACTGA
- a CDS encoding helix-turn-helix domain-containing protein yields MLKGGTEYQSGADYLNIPAHQSLLLNCLKAGNQIRDINSGDNNEIVIVTFHPDILKKIYDKGLPLIFTKSNQTTNQQRGVIKNDFLIQKYIEGLLFYFENPSLVSDEILILKLKEIVLLLSQTQEAHTIQTILSQLFSPTTFTFRQIIEENLFSQVSVEDLAQMNNLSASSFKREFKKLYNDSPASYIKSKRLERAAQLLSVSDERITDIAFDCGFNDLANFTKSFHDRYGVAPSNYRLKRNES; encoded by the coding sequence ATGCTGAAAGGGGGAACGGAATATCAATCAGGAGCTGATTATTTGAATATTCCTGCTCACCAATCCCTGCTGCTAAACTGCCTGAAGGCCGGTAACCAGATTAGAGACATCAATTCCGGCGACAATAATGAAATTGTGATTGTTACATTTCATCCGGATATTTTAAAAAAGATTTATGATAAGGGACTTCCGCTGATATTTACAAAAAGTAACCAAACGACAAATCAGCAACGAGGAGTTATCAAAAATGACTTTTTGATCCAAAAGTATATTGAAGGCCTGCTGTTCTATTTTGAAAATCCATCGCTGGTCAGTGATGAGATTTTAATATTAAAGTTGAAAGAAATAGTTCTTTTACTTTCGCAAACACAGGAGGCACATACGATACAAACCATACTCTCGCAACTGTTTTCACCAACAACATTTACCTTCAGGCAGATTATAGAAGAGAATCTTTTTTCACAGGTCAGTGTAGAGGATCTGGCACAAATGAACAATCTGAGTGCTTCCTCATTCAAAAGAGAGTTTAAGAAACTCTACAACGATTCTCCCGCCAGTTATATCAAATCTAAACGCCTGGAAAGGGCAGCACAGCTGCTTTCGGTTTCTGATGAACGCATTACGGACATTGCTTTCGATTGCGGATTCAATGATCTTGCCAATTTTACTAAAAGTTTTCACGACAGATATGGAGTCGCACCCTCAAATTACCGTTTGAAAAGAAACGAAAGCTGA
- a CDS encoding OsmC family peroxiredoxin produces the protein MQRTAKAYWSGSIKEGKGELTTQSEALNKTNYSFKTRFVGDEKGTNPEELLAAAHAGCFTMAVSYVLTEKGLAAIELDTQATVYMDSANITGVHLSITGNVPGLSSEEFEAITKEAEKNCLVSKVLSISVSSQAILVSE, from the coding sequence ATGCAACGTACAGCAAAAGCGTATTGGTCGGGAAGCATAAAAGAGGGTAAAGGAGAGCTGACTACCCAGAGTGAGGCTTTGAATAAAACAAATTATAGCTTTAAAACCCGGTTTGTAGGAGACGAAAAAGGAACCAATCCCGAAGAGCTCCTGGCAGCAGCACATGCAGGATGCTTTACCATGGCAGTCAGTTATGTGCTCACGGAAAAGGGATTGGCAGCAATTGAGCTGGATACACAGGCAACTGTGTACATGGATAGCGCAAACATCACTGGCGTACACCTCTCCATTACAGGAAATGTGCCCGGACTTAGCTCTGAAGAATTTGAAGCAATCACGAAAGAAGCAGAAAAGAACTGTTTAGTTTCAAAAGTCTTAAGTATATCTGTTTCGTCGCAAGCAATTCTTGTATCAGAGTAA